A genomic region of Runella rosea contains the following coding sequences:
- a CDS encoding DUF1353 domain-containing protein has protein sequence MPTRYPEILLKKHNSGKSDWWEVVQPVRVRCSLNDYGRFMIPAGYVSDFASVPQLFFWLIPPHGRTANACVVHDYLYEHKPVKATRREVDLFWRELLKQCNVPAWQVWIMYGYVRAFGWVNWKN, from the coding sequence ATGCCAACGAGGTACCCGGAGATACTTCTGAAAAAACACAATAGCGGTAAATCGGATTGGTGGGAAGTAGTGCAGCCAGTGCGGGTGCGCTGCTCGTTGAATGACTATGGGCGGTTTATGATTCCTGCGGGGTACGTCTCTGACTTTGCCAGTGTGCCGCAGTTGTTCTTTTGGTTGATACCGCCACATGGACGTACCGCCAATGCCTGCGTGGTGCATGATTATTTGTACGAGCATAAGCCAGTGAAGGCTACGCGCAGGGAGGTGGATTTGTTTTGGCGAGAGTTGCTCAAGCAATGCAATGTGCCAGCTTGGCAGGTTTGGATAATGTATGGCTACGTGAGGGCGTTTGGGTGGGTGAATTGGAAGAACTGA
- a CDS encoding S49 family peptidase: MKPIIAHVIGEHLQSFNSVAGQGPTWADPLRVTGLVLQGLTREQSWNQYFTEYYSTNQKVLVLPIEGPLSRAGYYTPGYEWLAALLNSAAQDERYVGAVLKTNTGGGTADGAPILAAAVENFPKPILNWTNYCASAGVLVTAHADEQWMEDSSTSQMGSVGTILFYQNYAESLKQQGIKWEIIRAQKSPDKARINPLEELTTEARAELQAVVDAAQKEFEGIVKRGRMGKVKSEALTGKMFGPKDAIAVGLADRTGSLAQAINRVATLAKGTK, translated from the coding sequence ATGAAACCAATTATTGCGCATGTAATCGGAGAACACCTACAGAGCTTTAACAGTGTGGCGGGGCAGGGACCGACTTGGGCCGACCCGCTGCGGGTGACGGGACTGGTGCTTCAGGGATTGACCCGGGAGCAGTCCTGGAATCAGTACTTTACGGAGTATTATTCGACCAACCAAAAAGTACTGGTGTTGCCCATCGAGGGGCCGCTCTCACGGGCAGGATACTACACGCCCGGCTATGAGTGGCTGGCGGCGCTGCTCAACAGTGCCGCTCAGGACGAGCGGTACGTAGGAGCTGTACTGAAAACCAACACCGGTGGCGGCACAGCCGATGGCGCGCCCATCTTGGCGGCGGCCGTGGAGAATTTCCCCAAACCTATTCTGAACTGGACCAACTACTGCGCCAGCGCGGGGGTACTCGTAACGGCCCATGCCGATGAGCAATGGATGGAAGACAGCAGCACCTCCCAAATGGGGAGTGTGGGTACGATCCTGTTTTATCAAAACTATGCCGAAAGCCTCAAGCAACAGGGTATCAAGTGGGAGATAATCCGGGCGCAAAAATCGCCAGATAAAGCCCGAATCAACCCACTGGAAGAGCTCACCACCGAAGCCCGGGCGGAGCTTCAGGCGGTGGTAGATGCGGCTCAGAAGGAGTTTGAGGGCATCGTAAAGCGCGGCCGCATGGGCAAGGTAAAATCGGAGGCCCTGACTGGTAAGATGTTTGGCCCGAAAGACGCCATAGCGGTGGGCTTGGCCGACCGCACGGGCAGCTTGGCGCAGGCCATCAACCGAGTGGCCACACTTGCCAAAGGCACAAAATAA
- a CDS encoding DNA adenine methylase, protein MKPELKTPITYYGGKQQMLNAILPKIPPQHKLYVEPFFGGGAVFFAKVPSEAEVVNDISHRLMTFYRALKYDFADLREKVDETFHSRAQHKDSGEEYDAGKELVKDPLAMAWAVWVQANMSFGSQIGSGFGYDRSGKCALKLHNKKNAFTDAFQLRMKKVTIECYDVLKVIKAYDTPDTFFYLDPPYVSSNQGNYAGYTEENFRQLLEACASMQGKFLLSSYPEKILADYRKRCGWKVEDHEKTLAVDGRRKEAKKKIECLTWNY, encoded by the coding sequence ATGAAACCAGAGCTTAAAACTCCAATTACTTATTACGGCGGTAAGCAACAAATGCTGAATGCCATCCTCCCCAAAATCCCTCCTCAGCACAAGCTGTATGTCGAGCCATTTTTTGGTGGCGGTGCCGTGTTTTTTGCCAAAGTGCCTTCCGAAGCGGAGGTTGTAAATGATATTAGCCACCGCCTGATGACCTTTTATCGAGCATTGAAGTACGATTTTGCCGATTTGAGAGAGAAAGTTGATGAAACATTCCATTCCAGAGCGCAGCATAAAGACTCGGGCGAGGAATACGATGCTGGAAAGGAGCTAGTCAAAGACCCATTGGCCATGGCTTGGGCGGTATGGGTTCAGGCAAACATGTCATTTGGCTCCCAGATTGGGAGCGGGTTTGGCTACGATCGAAGCGGCAAGTGCGCACTGAAACTCCATAACAAGAAGAATGCCTTCACGGATGCCTTCCAGCTACGCATGAAAAAGGTGACCATTGAGTGTTACGATGTACTGAAGGTAATTAAAGCCTACGACACGCCCGACACGTTCTTTTATCTGGACCCGCCGTATGTGAGTTCAAACCAAGGCAATTATGCGGGCTATACTGAAGAAAATTTTCGACAGTTGCTGGAGGCCTGCGCATCGATGCAGGGAAAATTCCTACTCTCAAGCTATCCTGAAAAAATCTTGGCCGATTATCGGAAGCGCTGCGGCTGGAAGGTGGAAGACCACGAGAAAACTCTGGCTGTGGATGGACGACGAAAGGAGGCCAAAAAGAAGATTGAATGCCTTACTTGGAATTATTAA
- a CDS encoding toll/interleukin-1 receptor domain-containing protein: MASKVFISWSGELSKKLAEEVRLWLPGVLQFVKPYFTPNDIEKGTRWSTEIASELESSNAGIICLTKDNLNKPWILFEAGALSKNFGKANVCTILFNLDSVDFTGPLTSFQATKFDKTDFKKLLTTINNTGGESKLESAVLNDVFEMWWPKLETKINDILSSHVNEGEDNLRSEREILEEVLELTRMNAKRLPRQGEVSRETVHRLLEIIQEMQYRMMKISGGKESMIFFEEMRMSIKRLCMELDSPELYERFMIRNEKFFNEKYLIESDEKK; this comes from the coding sequence ATGGCATCAAAAGTATTTATCAGTTGGAGTGGAGAACTAAGTAAAAAATTGGCAGAGGAAGTTAGACTTTGGCTTCCTGGGGTCTTACAATTTGTTAAACCCTACTTCACACCAAATGATATCGAAAAAGGAACACGTTGGTCCACAGAAATTGCATCTGAGTTGGAAAGTTCAAATGCTGGAATAATTTGTTTGACAAAAGACAACTTAAATAAACCTTGGATACTTTTTGAAGCGGGAGCCCTTTCGAAGAATTTTGGAAAGGCAAATGTCTGCACAATTTTATTCAACCTAGATAGTGTTGACTTTACAGGACCTTTAACCAGTTTTCAAGCAACAAAATTTGACAAAACCGATTTCAAGAAGCTTTTGACAACCATTAATAATACTGGTGGAGAATCAAAACTTGAATCTGCTGTTTTGAATGACGTTTTTGAGATGTGGTGGCCTAAATTGGAGACTAAAATAAACGACATTTTAAGTTCACACGTTAATGAAGGCGAAGATAATTTGAGAAGTGAAAGAGAAATATTAGAGGAAGTTTTAGAACTTACTAGAATGAATGCCAAGAGACTGCCGAGACAAGGTGAAGTTTCTAGAGAAACCGTACATAGACTTTTGGAAATTATACAAGAAATGCAGTATCGTATGATGAAAATATCTGGTGGAAAAGAATCAATGATATTTTTTGAAGAAATGAGAATGTCGATAAAAAGACTTTGTATGGAGTTAGATTCTCCAGAGCTTTATGAAAGATTTATGATTCGGAACGAAAAATTCTTCAATGAGAAATACTTAATTGAAAGTGATGAGAAGAAATAA
- a CDS encoding helix-turn-helix domain-containing protein: MSAGNLTPSPTTIALSLPQDQLELLQTIQEQNDKILAAMNASVWLSEEEAADRLKVSVSTLRKWRADGWLSYHKIEKVVLFQAAELDAEVKARGLVQASLSPLMKTATKRSRA, from the coding sequence ATGAGCGCCGGCAACCTTACCCCCTCGCCTACCACCATTGCGCTGAGCCTGCCCCAAGACCAGCTCGAACTACTCCAAACCATACAGGAGCAAAACGACAAAATCTTGGCGGCAATGAACGCCTCCGTATGGCTCAGCGAAGAAGAAGCCGCCGACCGTCTCAAAGTAAGTGTGAGCACGCTCCGCAAATGGCGCGCCGATGGCTGGCTCAGCTACCACAAAATAGAGAAAGTGGTGCTCTTTCAGGCGGCTGAGCTTGATGCTGAAGTAAAGGCCCGAGGCCTGGTGCAGGCTTCGCTCAGCCCGTTGATGAAAACCGCAACCAAACGCTCAAGAGCCTAG